In the genome of Altererythrobacter sp. TH136, one region contains:
- a CDS encoding ParA family protein codes for MRVLALASQKGGSGKTTLSGHMAVQAQRAGAGPVVLIDIDPQGSLADWWNEREAEYPAFAQTTVARLASDLQVLRQQGFKLAVIDTPPAITMAIQSVIGVAELIVVPTRPSPHDLRAVGATVDLCERAGKPLIFVVNAATPKAKITSEAAVALSQHGTVAPITLHHRTDFAASMIDGRTVMEVDPEGRSAAEVAALWNYVSDRLEKNFRRTVFAAPNAVSAAPSAYRPQGGFGRRVAQ; via the coding sequence TTGCGGGTACTGGCATTGGCTTCGCAGAAGGGTGGATCGGGCAAGACAACCTTGTCCGGGCACATGGCCGTACAGGCGCAGCGCGCCGGCGCCGGGCCGGTGGTGCTGATCGACATCGATCCGCAAGGATCGCTGGCCGACTGGTGGAACGAGCGGGAGGCCGAATATCCGGCTTTCGCCCAGACGACAGTGGCGCGACTCGCCAGCGATCTCCAGGTGCTGCGCCAGCAGGGCTTCAAACTGGCGGTGATCGATACTCCGCCGGCGATCACGATGGCGATCCAGTCGGTCATCGGTGTGGCCGAACTGATCGTCGTTCCCACCCGCCCCAGCCCGCACGATCTGCGCGCCGTCGGCGCCACGGTCGATTTGTGCGAACGGGCCGGCAAGCCGCTGATCTTCGTAGTCAACGCCGCGACGCCCAAGGCCAAGATCACGTCCGAAGCCGCCGTCGCGCTAAGCCAGCACGGAACCGTCGCGCCGATCACGCTGCACCACCGCACTGACTTCGCCGCCTCGATGATCGACGGCCGCACGGTGATGGAAGTCGACCCCGAAGGCCGCTCGGCCGCCGAGGTCGCCGCGCTTTGGAACTATGTATCCGACCGGCTGGAGAAGAACTTCCGCCGCACTGTGTTCGCCGCGCCCAACGCGGTGTCCGCCGCGCCCAGCGCATATCGTCCCCAGGGTGGCTTCGGCCGCCGGGTGGCGCAGTAA
- a CDS encoding SPOR domain-containing protein — translation MITRTNRTSRMLALAAGTALASTALAGCATNVAPRADLSASKAEVAMTRGDSGSAITNAEAAVLADPRNASYRTMLGAAYMDAGRFLAARTSFDDAMTLGDTSPRTVLGFALASVAAGDRAAALRVLSDYGDDIAAADLGLALALAGEPQQGAFVLSNALRSGDNTPKVRQNLAYALALGGDWAGARIMAAEDVPADQLGARLTQWAALSTPDQSTNRVAALLGTRAVADAGQPVQLALANHPSHGQLVAEAAAVAAPVTEPAPAQEVAFAGGELPPVGSYAPAAQPAPVAMQVAVAAPAPAPTPVPSADFDTAFAAQAPSGATPAQMIASAAEFVAQPVIQQAPTRVASAKPVRKAANRTVAASQSGDHLVQLGSFSSEASAQRAWAIYAKRFPQLSAFDMVITKAVVRGKTYYRVSAGGLQRAQASSVCSTVRGKGEQCIAWAEGRPLPGAVNTGVRMARR, via the coding sequence ATGATCACCCGCACGAACCGCACCTCTCGCATGCTGGCGCTGGCCGCCGGTACAGCGCTCGCTTCCACCGCGCTGGCAGGCTGCGCCACCAATGTCGCGCCGCGTGCCGACTTGTCGGCGAGCAAGGCAGAGGTCGCCATGACGCGGGGCGACAGCGGCTCGGCGATCACTAATGCGGAAGCCGCCGTGCTGGCCGACCCGCGCAACGCAAGCTATCGCACGATGCTGGGCGCGGCGTACATGGATGCGGGCCGCTTCCTGGCCGCGCGCACCAGCTTCGACGACGCGATGACGCTGGGTGATACCAGCCCGCGCACAGTGTTGGGCTTCGCGCTGGCGTCGGTGGCGGCGGGCGACCGGGCAGCCGCGTTGCGCGTCCTCAGCGATTATGGCGACGATATCGCCGCGGCGGACCTGGGCCTGGCGCTCGCCCTCGCCGGTGAACCGCAGCAGGGTGCGTTCGTGCTGTCGAATGCCCTGCGCAGCGGAGACAACACGCCCAAGGTGCGCCAGAACCTGGCCTATGCGCTCGCCCTGGGCGGCGATTGGGCCGGCGCCCGGATCATGGCGGCAGAAGATGTGCCCGCCGACCAACTCGGCGCGCGACTTACCCAGTGGGCGGCGCTTTCGACGCCCGACCAGTCGACCAACCGCGTGGCGGCCCTGCTGGGCACGCGGGCGGTGGCTGACGCCGGCCAGCCGGTGCAACTGGCGCTCGCCAATCACCCGAGCCACGGCCAGCTGGTGGCCGAGGCAGCAGCCGTCGCCGCCCCGGTGACCGAACCCGCGCCAGCGCAGGAAGTCGCCTTTGCCGGTGGCGAATTGCCGCCAGTCGGCAGCTATGCACCAGCCGCCCAGCCTGCCCCGGTGGCGATGCAGGTGGCAGTGGCTGCTCCTGCGCCCGCGCCTACACCCGTGCCCTCGGCAGACTTCGACACCGCGTTCGCCGCGCAAGCGCCCAGTGGCGCGACACCTGCACAGATGATCGCTTCCGCTGCGGAATTTGTCGCCCAGCCGGTGATCCAGCAGGCTCCGACCCGCGTCGCTTCGGCCAAGCCGGTCCGCAAAGCCGCGAACCGGACCGTCGCCGCCAGTCAGTCCGGCGACCATCTCGTGCAGCTCGGCTCCTTCTCTTCCGAAGCCAGTGCCCAGCGCGCATGGGCCATTTACGCCAAGCGGTTCCCGCAGCTCTCCGCCTTCGACATGGTGATCACTAAGGCGGTGGTGCGCGGTAAGACCTACTACCGGGTCAGCGCCGGCGGCCTCCAGCGGGCTCAGGCAAGCTCTGTCTGCTCGACGGTGCGCGGCAAGGGCGAACAGTGCATCGCCTGGGCCGAGGGCCGGCCGCTGCCGGGCGCGGTCAATACCGGGGTGCGCATGGCGCGCCGCTAA